In one window of Anaerolineales bacterium DNA:
- a CDS encoding 50S ribosomal protein L27, whose protein sequence is MAHKKGGGSSRNGRDSQGQRLGVKKYGGEFVRAGNILVRQHGTHIKPGNNVMVGKDDTLFATIDGYVLYETIRDDRKMVSVLPAETA, encoded by the coding sequence ATGGCACACAAAAAGGGTGGCGGCTCGAGCCGCAATGGGCGCGACAGCCAGGGGCAACGTTTGGGTGTAAAAAAGTACGGTGGTGAATTCGTGCGGGCTGGGAATATCCTTGTTCGTCAGCATGGCACCCATATTAAACCTGGCAACAACGTGATGGTAGGCAAGGATGACACCTTATTTGCTACCATAGACGGTTATGTGCTTTACGAAACCATCCGCGATGATCGCAAGATGGTCAGCGTTTTACCGGCTGAAACAGCCTAA
- the rplU gene encoding 50S ribosomal protein L21, whose translation MKYAIVEDGGKQYRAVIGESIDVDRYPLEIGEEIDMDRVLLISDGENVKVGTPFVKGAKIQATVLNHVKGPKVVVFRYKAKERIRTKTGHRQQYTRVRIDAITEE comes from the coding sequence ATGAAGTATGCAATTGTTGAAGATGGCGGAAAACAGTATCGCGCCGTCATCGGCGAGTCCATCGATGTGGACCGCTATCCATTGGAAATTGGCGAAGAGATCGATATGGATCGTGTGCTGCTGATTTCCGATGGTGAGAATGTCAAAGTTGGAACCCCCTTTGTAAAGGGTGCAAAAATCCAAGCGACGGTACTTAACCACGTCAAAGGTCCCAAGGTGGTCGTGTTTCGCTATAAAGCCAAGGAACGTATCCGCACCAAGACGGGCCACCGGCAGCAATATACACGTGTTCGCATTGATGCGATCACTGAAGAGTAG
- a CDS encoding 4Fe-4S ferredoxin has protein sequence MPVKGWIEVDEIFCKGCELCINECPQHVMELDMGRITPKGYHPVRLAKDGCTGCGICAIMCPEAALDVFREAPVKTVKTTAEATS, from the coding sequence ATGCCCGTGAAGGGATGGATTGAAGTCGATGAGATCTTCTGCAAGGGTTGCGAGCTATGTATCAATGAATGCCCTCAGCATGTGATGGAATTAGACATGGGGAGAATAACTCCTAAAGGTTACCATCCAGTCAGGCTGGCGAAAGACGGCTGCACGGGTTGTGGGATATGTGCCATCATGTGCCCCGAAGCAGCCTTAGACGTCTTCCGCGAAGCACCGGTAAAGACGGTAAAAACCACCGCAGAAGCGACATCTTAG
- a CDS encoding 3-methyl-2-oxobutanoate dehydrogenase subunit VorB (catalyzes the coenzyme A-dependent oxidation of 3-methyl-2-oxobutanoate coupled to the reduction of ferredoxin producing S-(2-methylpropanoyl)-CoA) — MAKEFLEGNFAMAEAAVRAGVEAYFGYPITPQTEILEWMSHRMPELGRAFLQAESEVAAINMVYGAACTGARVMSSSSSPGVSLMQEGLSYIAGTEVPMVLIDVVRGGPGLGNIAPSQGDYNQLVHGGGHGDYHPIVLAPASVQEAIDLTVLAFDLAEKYRNICMIMADGSIGQMMEPAELPEMRPLRTITPDWATDGCQGREQRILTSILIDPTLEEIYNHKILDTWYRIQANEIRYKEYYLDDAEYVVIGFGTAGRIALTAVRNARAQGIKIGLFRPISLSPFPFPQLEELAKTAQGILVTEMNTGQMLEDVKMAVKGRVPIEFYARVGGIVPYPDEILGEIHRLVHEPKNIGGDPRQRWMQRLKDGVITLS, encoded by the coding sequence ATGGCAAAAGAATTTCTCGAAGGTAATTTCGCCATGGCCGAAGCAGCCGTGCGCGCAGGCGTGGAAGCCTATTTTGGTTATCCCATCACCCCTCAAACGGAAATTTTAGAGTGGATGTCACATCGCATGCCAGAGCTTGGGCGGGCTTTCCTGCAAGCTGAAAGTGAAGTTGCTGCCATTAATATGGTGTATGGCGCCGCCTGCACGGGAGCACGTGTGATGAGCTCCTCCTCCAGTCCGGGTGTCAGCCTGATGCAGGAAGGCTTATCCTACATCGCTGGCACTGAGGTGCCCATGGTGCTCATTGATGTTGTACGGGGCGGACCAGGACTGGGCAACATTGCCCCTTCCCAGGGTGACTATAACCAGCTGGTCCATGGCGGTGGTCATGGTGATTATCACCCCATCGTCCTGGCACCCGCCTCCGTACAGGAAGCCATTGACCTGACCGTTTTGGCCTTCGACCTGGCTGAGAAATACCGCAATATTTGTATGATCATGGCGGATGGCTCAATCGGCCAGATGATGGAACCGGCTGAGCTACCGGAGATGCGCCCCCTGCGTACCATCACCCCTGATTGGGCTACCGATGGATGCCAGGGCCGCGAGCAACGCATCCTCACTTCCATCCTGATCGACCCCACCCTGGAAGAAATCTACAATCATAAGATCCTTGATACCTGGTACCGCATCCAAGCTAATGAGATCCGCTACAAGGAGTATTATTTGGATGATGCCGAATACGTGGTCATCGGTTTCGGCACTGCTGGGAGGATCGCCCTCACTGCGGTTCGCAATGCCCGTGCACAAGGCATCAAGATCGGCTTATTTCGGCCCATTTCCCTCAGCCCCTTCCCATTCCCGCAATTAGAGGAGCTAGCCAAAACTGCCCAGGGCATCCTGGTCACTGAGATGAACACCGGCCAGATGCTGGAAGACGTCAAGATGGCTGTCAAGGGGCGCGTGCCAATCGAGTTTTATGCCCGGGTAGGTGGCATCGTCCCCTACCCCGATGAGATCCTGGGCGAGATCCATCGCCTGGTGCATGAGCCGAAGAATATCGGCGGCGACCCACGCCAACGCTGGATGCAGCGTCTCAAAGATGGCGTGATCACCCTCTCTTAA